In Thermodesulfobacteriota bacterium, the following are encoded in one genomic region:
- a CDS encoding DUF3943 domain-containing protein has product MGRLRRFSGKTARITGAGLLAVSCLFMLSARPAHSQIIYSDNIPRPLPAVPVNESAYVDITDYRKPSIELRRQDDTKSLADFGDFLRNTRNVYFTLWLVRIAQVNMMDNNSKENQMLINPVRWWKNFFGFQNDGKRRGDFKWEDGDRFTTNWIAHPAFGAYSYLYYRAKGYDRFTSAFGSVVQSTLFEYTIEGVIQSSSIHDLVITPGIGVPAGMVLEETSNWLESTNSGFLRAVSYVINPVKIIVPDRDKVNVAPLVSGQVVIGFHW; this is encoded by the coding sequence ATGGGACGCTTGAGGAGATTTTCGGGGAAAACAGCCAGGATTACCGGTGCGGGGCTGCTGGCCGTTTCCTGCCTCTTCATGCTGAGCGCCCGGCCGGCGCATTCACAGATAATATACAGCGATAACATTCCGCGGCCCCTGCCCGCCGTTCCCGTCAACGAATCGGCTTACGTCGACATCACCGATTACAGGAAGCCGTCCATAGAGCTCAGGCGGCAGGACGATACGAAGTCCCTGGCCGATTTCGGCGACTTTCTCAGAAACACCCGCAACGTCTATTTCACACTCTGGCTCGTCCGCATAGCCCAGGTCAACATGATGGACAACAACAGCAAGGAAAACCAGATGTTGATAAACCCCGTCAGGTGGTGGAAGAACTTCTTCGGGTTCCAGAACGACGGGAAAAGAAGGGGCGATTTCAAATGGGAGGACGGCGACAGGTTCACTACCAACTGGATAGCCCACCCTGCCTTCGGGGCCTATTCCTATCTTTACTACAGGGCCAAGGGATACGACCGTTTCACGTCCGCCTTCGGCTCGGTGGTTCAAAGCACTCTATTCGAATACACGATAGAGGGGGTAATACAGTCGTCCTCCATCCACGACCTCGTAATAACCCCCGGGATAGGCGTCCCGGCGGGGATGGTGCTCGAGGAAACCTCCAACTGGCTCGAATCGACCAACAGCGGCTTCCTGAGGGCCGTGAGCTACGTCATAAACCCGGTGAAGATCATAGTCCCCGACCGCGACAAGGTTAACGTCGCACCCCTCGTGAGCGGGCAGGTCGTAATAGGATTTCACTGGTAA
- a CDS encoding flavin reductase family protein: MSKEEASAVAGVFWSLSPVVVITSAAGEDINGQVAVTAVASSIVHSVPRLLVGIWKGNYTHSFITRSGAFTIHLLRTDQLGLVRNFGFYTGRERDKFRDVGYRTGITGSPVLLDAHSYAECRVINAMDGGDMTAFLVSVVDGKILSGGDWMTLNHFYTYAPEEWIEQYGERLSLSVANSLGIIHNIDYTPWKGK; this comes from the coding sequence ATGAGCAAGGAAGAAGCATCCGCCGTAGCCGGCGTTTTCTGGTCCCTGTCGCCCGTAGTGGTGATAACGAGCGCCGCGGGCGAAGACATAAACGGCCAGGTCGCCGTAACGGCGGTCGCGTCCTCGATAGTCCACTCCGTCCCCAGGCTCCTCGTCGGCATATGGAAGGGCAACTACACGCACAGCTTCATAACCCGGAGCGGAGCGTTCACCATACACCTCCTGCGGACGGACCAGCTCGGCCTCGTAAGGAACTTCGGATTCTATACCGGCAGGGAAAGGGACAAATTTCGCGACGTCGGCTACAGGACCGGCATCACCGGGAGCCCGGTCCTTCTCGACGCGCATTCCTATGCCGAATGCAGGGTCATAAACGCGATGGACGGCGGCGACATGACGGCCTTCCTCGTAAGCGTCGTGGACGGGAAGATTTTAAGCGGCGGCGACTGGATGACGCTCAACCATTTTTACACGTACGCCCCCGAGGAATGGATAGAGCAGTACGGCGAGAGGCTGTCCCTGTCCGTCGCCAACTCGCTCGGAATAATTCACAACATAGACTACACGCCGTGGAAAGGGAAATAA
- a CDS encoding M20/M25/M40 family metallo-hydrolase — MTRFIALTVLLAVLAALPSPAEDTGDAVGDPAITAGEIMSHIKYLSSDYLEGREAGAPGSEAAARYVARIFEESGVRPAGDGGTYFQEFPISPKVALGKSNYFYVSIKGKKEGLVPGVDYAPLGDTENGLRAGEMVFAGYGISAPELGYDNYGGLDIRGKIVLALRYAPPGLDRRGRYYEYSSLRHKIATAMEKGARAVIFTTPTTRSEEEDITSAALGTPPAVRGMQALIVRRDVAEEILAASGNSLDGVEEALAGEEGSPLPLPGTRAEIRTELVRGGDSASNVVGYLEGRDPAVRGEVIVIGAHYDHLGTRPGGGTADDIYNGADDNASGVAGLMELAEYFAPAGARPRRSLVFAAFSGEEKGLVGSSYYVSNRGRTPGRIVAMVNLDMIGRLRGDKLAVFGWTSSPAWRTLVDAACTSAGLEAHYGGAAPGPSDEAAFAMNGIPAVHLSTGVHGDYHKPSDEWTKINPEGTAAVLKAAAELVSYIASSGDAGELSGDAFPGEGLSGAGVYIGALPDYSGSGPGVRLLGVVEGSPAAKAGLEAGDRVTGVSGEEITGMDDYVRAVRGMSPGERLRVTVERGGESLSVVLVPEKR; from the coding sequence ATGACAAGGTTTATCGCTTTGACGGTCCTTCTCGCCGTTCTGGCCGCGCTTCCGTCTCCGGCGGAGGATACGGGGGACGCCGTGGGGGACCCGGCTATTACGGCGGGGGAAATAATGTCGCACATAAAATACCTGTCGTCGGATTATCTCGAAGGCCGTGAGGCGGGGGCTCCCGGCTCGGAGGCGGCGGCCCGCTACGTCGCGCGCATATTCGAGGAATCTGGCGTCCGCCCGGCGGGCGACGGCGGGACGTATTTCCAGGAGTTCCCGATATCGCCCAAGGTCGCCCTCGGTAAATCGAACTATTTTTACGTCTCCATAAAAGGGAAAAAGGAGGGGCTCGTACCGGGCGTCGATTATGCGCCGCTAGGGGATACGGAGAACGGGCTCAGGGCAGGGGAGATGGTGTTCGCGGGGTACGGGATAAGCGCCCCGGAGCTCGGGTACGACAACTACGGGGGCCTCGACATACGCGGCAAGATCGTCCTTGCGCTCAGGTATGCGCCTCCGGGACTCGACCGGCGGGGGAGGTATTACGAATACTCGTCGCTCAGGCACAAGATTGCGACCGCGATGGAGAAGGGGGCGCGGGCGGTGATATTCACGACCCCCACCACGAGGAGCGAGGAGGAAGACATCACGTCCGCGGCGCTCGGCACGCCGCCCGCGGTGCGAGGCATGCAGGCGCTTATCGTCAGGCGGGACGTGGCCGAGGAGATTCTGGCGGCCTCGGGGAATTCTCTCGACGGCGTGGAGGAGGCGCTCGCGGGAGAGGAGGGGAGCCCCCTTCCCCTGCCCGGGACGCGGGCCGAGATAAGGACCGAGCTCGTGAGGGGCGGGGACAGCGCGTCGAACGTCGTCGGGTACCTTGAAGGGCGCGACCCGGCGGTGAGGGGGGAGGTGATAGTTATAGGGGCGCATTACGATCACCTCGGAACGCGCCCGGGCGGCGGGACGGCCGACGATATATATAACGGGGCCGACGACAACGCGTCGGGCGTGGCGGGGCTTATGGAGCTCGCGGAGTATTTTGCCCCGGCCGGTGCGAGGCCGAGAAGGAGCCTCGTGTTCGCCGCCTTTTCGGGGGAAGAGAAGGGACTTGTGGGCTCGTCATATTACGTCTCCAATCGGGGGCGGACGCCCGGAAGGATTGTCGCGATGGTGAACCTCGACATGATAGGCAGGCTCCGGGGGGATAAACTCGCGGTTTTCGGCTGGACGTCTTCGCCCGCGTGGAGGACGCTGGTCGACGCCGCGTGCACCTCCGCCGGGCTCGAAGCGCATTACGGCGGCGCCGCGCCCGGACCGAGCGACGAGGCGGCGTTCGCCATGAACGGCATCCCCGCAGTTCATCTCTCGACAGGCGTTCACGGCGATTACCATAAACCCTCTGACGAGTGGACGAAGATAAACCCCGAGGGGACGGCCGCCGTGCTGAAGGCCGCGGCGGAGCTCGTGAGCTATATCGCGAGCTCGGGGGATGCCGGCGAGCTCAGCGGCGACGCGTTTCCCGGAGAGGGCCTCTCGGGGGCGGGGGTTTATATCGGGGCGCTCCCCGATTATTCCGGAAGCGGCCCGGGCGTAAGGCTCCTCGGCGTCGTCGAGGGCAGCCCTGCCGCGAAGGCGGGGCTCGAAGCGGGGGACAGGGTGACAGGCGTCTCGGGAGAGGAAATCACCGGTATGGACGATTACGTTCGGGCCGTCAGGGGGATGTCTCCGGGAGAGCGGCTCCGTGTGACGGTCGAGAGGGGAGGGGAGTCCCTCTCCGTCGTCCTCGTCCCGGAAAAGAGATGA
- a CDS encoding prolipoprotein diacylglyceryl transferase, with protein MYPVLFTVGDIAVSSFSVMVLLAFLVAYILAEPEFKRKGLDGGLVDLLLIAAVVGGLGGAKLLFLYQQVPLTDFIHDPLRYMSSGFTFQGGLIGAVFLAWLVTQMKRVPFLVVTDLASPLLVIAYAVGRVGCLLVGDDYGTPTNLPWAIAFPNGSPPTFDRVHPTQIYDTICMLILFAVLWKIRKKDYPTGWLTAVTIIALGAQRFFVEFLRETTPGFIPGLSQAQIISIVLVIIGVIMLRKIKKRPASAAGARTS; from the coding sequence GTGTACCCGGTACTATTCACTGTCGGAGATATAGCCGTGTCCTCGTTTTCGGTCATGGTTCTCCTGGCTTTTCTGGTAGCGTACATACTGGCCGAGCCCGAATTCAAGCGTAAAGGCCTCGACGGAGGGCTGGTGGACCTCCTCCTCATCGCCGCAGTCGTAGGCGGCCTCGGGGGGGCGAAGCTCCTTTTCCTCTACCAGCAGGTCCCCCTCACCGACTTCATTCACGACCCGCTCCGCTACATGTCGTCCGGGTTCACGTTCCAGGGCGGGCTTATAGGCGCGGTATTCCTGGCGTGGCTCGTAACGCAGATGAAGCGCGTTCCGTTCCTCGTCGTGACCGACCTCGCGTCGCCGCTCCTGGTAATAGCCTACGCCGTCGGAAGGGTCGGCTGCCTCCTCGTGGGCGACGACTACGGCACCCCCACGAATCTCCCCTGGGCGATAGCCTTTCCCAACGGCTCGCCCCCCACGTTCGACAGGGTGCATCCCACCCAGATCTACGACACCATCTGCATGCTGATCCTGTTCGCCGTCCTCTGGAAGATAAGGAAAAAGGATTACCCCACGGGGTGGCTCACGGCCGTGACCATCATCGCGCTCGGTGCGCAGAGATTCTTCGTCGAATTCCTTAGAGAAACCACACCGGGCTTTATCCCCGGGCTCTCCCAGGCGCAGATCATTTCCATAGTCCTCGTGATCATAGGCGTTATAATGCTTAGAAAGATAAAGAAACGCCCCGCGTCCGCCGCGGGGGCCCGCACTTCGTAA
- the trkA gene encoding Trk system potassium transporter TrkA, translating to MHIVIIGAGQVGSFLARNLSTEHDIVIIEKDHETAERLKESHDALVIEGDGDNPVALEEAGLPDADVLLAVSGDDKTNILASTLAASMGVRKIILRVRDHSYRKYPEMIKNADVSVVNPGDIISEKIASLISSPFAWKTETLALGKIKLFKLKIEDDAPITGQRLADLGPAKSWIFVAVSRNGKITIPTGETRLKEGDYVFALGVPEVLHKLKQLFGVVEEAVRTAVIMGCGRVGKGAARTLTKEGIKVKLIDSNSEKARQAAEELEKVRVFKGDATDSDALKEAGVDSADYFLALTGDDEENVLSALLAKNLGAKRTTVLYTKPDYIDLLETIGVDRAISVRLALANEILSLLHIGGVAHIALVEEGRAEVLEFNITSETRLSGVALQDAHFPEGAIIGIALRGEEIFIPRGDYVPRPGDRVIVFSLPEAVKKVESILGQ from the coding sequence ATGCATATAGTCATAATCGGAGCCGGCCAGGTCGGATCGTTCCTGGCAAGGAACCTCTCCACCGAACACGACATAGTAATAATCGAGAAAGACCACGAAACGGCCGAGAGGCTTAAGGAATCCCACGACGCGCTCGTCATCGAAGGCGACGGCGATAACCCGGTAGCCCTGGAAGAAGCCGGGCTCCCCGATGCCGACGTGCTTCTGGCGGTGTCGGGAGACGACAAGACGAACATCCTGGCATCCACTCTCGCGGCCTCCATGGGCGTCCGTAAAATCATCCTCAGGGTAAGAGACCACAGCTACAGAAAATATCCTGAAATGATAAAGAACGCCGACGTCTCCGTCGTGAACCCCGGCGACATTATCTCCGAAAAAATAGCGAGCCTGATAAGCTCGCCCTTCGCGTGGAAAACCGAAACGCTCGCCCTCGGAAAGATAAAGCTCTTTAAGCTCAAGATAGAAGACGACGCCCCCATTACCGGGCAGCGGCTGGCCGACCTCGGGCCGGCGAAATCGTGGATATTCGTCGCCGTTTCGCGAAACGGCAAGATAACGATCCCGACGGGCGAGACGAGGCTCAAGGAAGGCGACTACGTTTTCGCGCTCGGAGTCCCCGAGGTCCTCCACAAGCTGAAGCAGCTTTTCGGAGTCGTCGAGGAAGCCGTCCGCACAGCCGTGATAATGGGCTGCGGGAGGGTCGGAAAGGGCGCGGCGCGGACGCTCACGAAAGAGGGCATAAAGGTAAAGCTCATAGACAGCAATTCCGAAAAGGCGCGCCAGGCCGCCGAGGAGCTCGAAAAGGTGCGCGTATTCAAGGGAGACGCGACCGACAGCGACGCGCTCAAGGAAGCCGGAGTCGATTCGGCCGACTACTTCCTGGCGCTCACGGGCGACGACGAGGAAAACGTCCTCAGCGCCCTTCTGGCCAAGAACCTCGGCGCTAAAAGAACGACGGTCCTCTACACCAAGCCCGACTACATAGACCTCCTCGAAACGATAGGCGTGGACAGGGCCATAAGCGTCAGGCTCGCGCTCGCCAACGAAATACTAAGCCTCCTCCACATAGGCGGCGTCGCGCACATCGCGCTCGTCGAGGAAGGCCGCGCCGAGGTGCTCGAATTCAACATCACGAGCGAAACGAGGCTGAGCGGCGTCGCGCTCCAGGACGCGCACTTCCCCGAGGGGGCCATAATAGGCATCGCGCTAAGGGGGGAGGAAATCTTCATCCCGAGAGGCGATTACGTACCCCGGCCCGGCGACAGGGTCATAGTCTTCAGCCTCCCGGAAGCCGTTAAAAAAGTCGAGAGCATACTGGGCCAGTGA
- a CDS encoding TrkH family potassium uptake protein: protein MNIRLALHIIGNMLKLLGAVMLIPAAFPIFYGENDLVAILASAIITGIFGFTLERLTKPLGPVTELGRKEGFLVATLAWLGCSIFGALPLFVYGVLPNPADAFFESVSGFTTTGASVIRDVEVLPHGILFWRSFTQWLGGMGIILLGIAILPRLAVGGMQLMGLESTGPTTEKITPRIAETAKSLWGVYVGLSALLVILLTLAGMPVFESVLHSFSTLATGGFGIKNASVAAYNSAAIDYILTVFMFIGGTSFVLLYWLAKGKPGKLWKSSEFRFYLIFNLIVVFLIAFEVRMTIYPSFLEALRYSSFQVISISTTTGFVTANYDLWPTMSQLLLLLMMFAGGCAGSTSGAIKNIRLVVLFKKGYQEMQKLVYPRSVIPIRVDKKPVAPEVLSSVSTFCLVYIFVFVAGTLLLTAAENLPILTAASASATALGNVGPGMGEVGPVGSFAGLTDFSKVVLAILMLLGRLELFTVLVLFTAPFWRK, encoded by the coding sequence GTGAATATCAGACTCGCACTTCACATAATCGGCAACATGCTGAAGCTGCTCGGAGCCGTGATGCTGATTCCCGCGGCTTTCCCGATCTTCTACGGCGAAAACGACCTCGTCGCGATTCTGGCTTCGGCGATCATAACAGGGATATTCGGCTTCACGCTCGAACGCCTCACGAAACCCCTGGGGCCCGTGACCGAGCTCGGGCGGAAGGAGGGCTTTCTGGTGGCTACCCTCGCGTGGCTCGGCTGCAGCATATTCGGCGCGCTGCCCCTGTTTGTATACGGCGTCCTTCCGAACCCTGCCGACGCGTTTTTCGAATCGGTCTCGGGGTTCACCACCACCGGCGCGAGCGTCATCAGGGACGTCGAGGTATTGCCCCACGGCATACTATTCTGGCGGAGCTTCACGCAGTGGCTGGGCGGCATGGGCATAATCCTCCTCGGCATCGCGATACTCCCCCGCCTGGCTGTGGGCGGCATGCAGCTCATGGGGCTCGAATCCACGGGCCCCACGACCGAAAAAATAACGCCGCGCATAGCCGAAACCGCAAAGAGCCTCTGGGGGGTATACGTCGGCCTCTCCGCCCTGCTTGTCATCCTGCTCACATTGGCCGGGATGCCGGTCTTCGAATCCGTCCTCCACTCCTTCTCCACTCTCGCGACGGGCGGCTTCGGCATAAAGAACGCCAGCGTCGCCGCTTACAACAGCGCCGCCATAGACTACATACTCACCGTATTCATGTTCATCGGCGGGACGAGCTTCGTCCTCCTGTACTGGCTCGCGAAAGGAAAGCCGGGGAAGCTCTGGAAGAGCTCCGAGTTCAGGTTCTATCTGATATTCAATCTGATCGTTGTATTTCTCATAGCCTTCGAAGTGCGGATGACCATTTACCCGAGCTTCCTCGAAGCCTTGAGGTATTCGAGCTTCCAGGTCATCTCGATAAGCACCACGACCGGCTTCGTAACGGCCAATTACGACCTCTGGCCCACGATGTCCCAGCTCCTCCTGCTCCTGATGATGTTCGCCGGCGGCTGTGCGGGCTCGACGTCGGGAGCGATCAAGAACATCAGGCTCGTCGTCCTCTTCAAGAAGGGCTACCAGGAAATGCAGAAGCTCGTCTATCCGCGCTCGGTCATCCCGATAAGGGTTGACAAGAAGCCCGTAGCGCCGGAGGTCCTTTCCAGCGTCTCGACGTTCTGCCTCGTTTACATATTCGTCTTCGTCGCCGGGACGCTCCTGCTGACAGCCGCCGAGAATCTCCCCATCCTGACGGCTGCGTCGGCCAGCGCTACGGCGCTCGGCAACGTCGGCCCCGGCATGGGCGAGGTCGGCCCCGTCGGCAGCTTCGCCGGCCTTACGGATTTCAGCAAGGTCGTCCTCGCCATCCTGATGCTCCTGGGAAGGCTCGAGCTCTTCACCGTCCTCGTTCTCTTCACGGCCCCCTTCTGGCGGAAATGA
- a CDS encoding bifunctional riboflavin kinase/FAD synthetase produces MKVLFDADEPIGSPTSATIGNFDGVHMGHKRILAAVKQSAAEKGVGSCVITFHPHPQKVLRNIDVPLLLPMRERLRLLEAEGIDYAACYTFTKEIAAMTAEEFVNEILVGKLHIRHLIVGPDFSFGKNREGNADILRKLGEKHGFEIEIAEPFTIGGEVVSSSAIRNLVRAGDMKKAAAFLGYDFYIEGTVGEGEKRGRQIGYPTANLETDWEILPKEGVYATRARLDGVKYDSITNIGYRPTFGDSRLLIETHIFDFSGNIYNKRLAVEFVRRIRDERRFESVDALVAQIGKDVEQVKEALLAAGK; encoded by the coding sequence ATGAAGGTCTTATTCGACGCAGACGAGCCGATAGGCAGCCCCACTTCCGCAACCATCGGGAACTTCGACGGCGTGCATATGGGGCACAAGAGGATTCTCGCGGCCGTAAAACAGTCGGCCGCCGAGAAGGGTGTGGGCTCGTGCGTGATAACGTTCCATCCGCACCCCCAGAAAGTCCTCCGCAACATCGACGTCCCGCTCCTCCTCCCCATGAGGGAAAGGCTCAGGCTCCTCGAAGCCGAGGGCATCGACTACGCCGCCTGCTATACGTTCACGAAAGAGATAGCCGCCATGACGGCGGAGGAATTCGTAAACGAAATACTCGTCGGCAAGCTCCACATCAGGCACCTCATCGTGGGCCCGGATTTTTCGTTCGGCAAGAACCGCGAGGGCAACGCCGACATTCTCCGGAAGCTCGGCGAAAAACACGGATTCGAGATAGAAATAGCCGAGCCGTTTACGATAGGCGGCGAGGTGGTCAGCAGCTCCGCCATAAGGAACCTCGTCAGGGCGGGCGACATGAAGAAGGCGGCGGCGTTCCTCGGCTACGACTTTTACATCGAGGGCACAGTCGGCGAGGGCGAAAAGAGAGGGCGGCAGATAGGCTATCCCACCGCCAACCTCGAAACGGACTGGGAGATACTCCCCAAAGAAGGCGTATACGCGACCCGCGCCCGCCTGGACGGCGTAAAGTACGACAGCATCACGAACATCGGCTACCGCCCCACTTTCGGCGACAGCAGGCTCCTCATCGAAACGCATATATTCGATTTCTCCGGCAACATATATAATAAAAGGCTGGCCGTCGAGTTCGTCCGGCGTATAAGGGACGAAAGGCGATTCGAAAGCGTGGACGCGCTCGTCGCGCAGATAGGCAAGGACGTCGAGCAGGTAAAAGAGGCCCTCCTCGCCGCCGGCAAGTGA
- a CDS encoding shikimate dehydrogenase, with amino-acid sequence MQVKATTKIYGIFGHPVSHSLSPLMHNSAFAALGLDCVYTAFDVRPDDIDKAADAIRALGISGVNVTIPHKQTIIPHLDEVSSDAKHTGAVNTVKNENGRLTGYNTDVGGFMRAAREELGVSPEGASVLLLGAGGAARAVISAFGMNGAKRIAVTNRTRDKAEKLAEEFAGLFPDTSIYPVDSGDAGAVAKELGLTDVIVNSTSGGMEGSRELEFNIEALRDGAAVYDLVYKPRETRLVKEAKALGHKAVGGLGMLLYQGALSFEIWTGETAPVGVMRKAISRPGR; translated from the coding sequence ATGCAGGTAAAAGCCACCACGAAAATCTACGGCATATTCGGCCACCCGGTCAGCCACAGCCTCTCCCCGCTCATGCATAACAGCGCCTTCGCGGCCCTCGGGCTCGACTGCGTGTACACGGCGTTCGACGTCCGCCCGGACGATATCGACAAGGCGGCCGACGCCATAAGGGCCCTCGGCATAAGCGGCGTTAACGTCACCATCCCTCACAAGCAGACGATCATCCCGCACCTCGACGAAGTCTCGTCCGACGCGAAACACACGGGCGCCGTCAACACCGTCAAGAACGAAAACGGCAGGCTCACGGGCTACAACACGGACGTCGGCGGCTTCATGCGCGCCGCCCGCGAGGAGCTCGGCGTATCCCCCGAAGGCGCGAGCGTTCTTCTTCTGGGGGCGGGCGGCGCGGCGCGGGCGGTGATTTCGGCGTTCGGCATGAACGGCGCGAAGAGAATCGCCGTAACCAACCGCACCCGCGACAAAGCCGAAAAACTGGCGGAGGAATTCGCGGGGCTTTTCCCCGATACCTCTATATACCCCGTTGACTCCGGCGACGCCGGGGCCGTGGCGAAAGAGCTCGGCCTCACGGACGTCATCGTCAACTCGACGTCGGGCGGCATGGAAGGCTCCCGCGAGCTCGAATTTAATATCGAGGCGTTGAGAGACGGGGCGGCGGTGTACGACCTCGTATACAAACCGAGAGAAACCCGGCTCGTAAAGGAAGCGAAGGCGCTCGGTCACAAGGCCGTCGGCGGCCTCGGAATGCTGCTCTACCAGGGGGCCCTCAGCTTCGAGATTTGGACGGGCGAAACCGCCCCGGTGGGCGTCATGAGAAAAGCCATATCCCGGCCCGGCCGTTAA
- a CDS encoding D-glycerate dehydrogenase: protein MKKVFVSLEYPGEAVGRLAEKYEVVVFREERLPTRRELLEGAAGSSAVISTVADSIDREFIDLLPDLKIVSNCGVGYENVDVAYATEKGVMVTNTPDVLTETTADLAWALIFAVARRVVEADTYVRSGKFKTWHPSLLMGRNVHGKTLGVFGMGRIGSAVARRASGFGMKVLYHNRRRNEVSEKETGAEYAEFPRLLEESDFLVIASPLNDGTRGRFGAEEFRKMKRSSIIVNVGRGPIIKEAELAAALEEGVIWGAGLDVYEKEPEVDPGLLHLPNTVLLPHIGSAARETREDMIDMAVTSVELALDGKTPEHIVNPEVLERPK from the coding sequence ATGAAAAAGGTTTTCGTGAGCCTTGAGTACCCGGGCGAGGCGGTCGGAAGGCTGGCGGAGAAGTATGAAGTCGTCGTGTTCAGGGAAGAGCGCCTCCCGACGCGGAGAGAGCTCCTCGAAGGCGCGGCGGGCTCTTCGGCCGTTATCTCCACCGTCGCCGATTCCATAGACAGGGAGTTTATCGACCTCCTCCCCGATTTGAAGATAGTTTCGAACTGCGGCGTCGGGTACGAGAACGTGGACGTCGCTTACGCCACCGAGAAGGGCGTCATGGTCACCAACACGCCGGACGTGCTTACCGAAACCACGGCCGACCTCGCGTGGGCCCTTATCTTCGCCGTCGCGCGGAGGGTCGTCGAGGCTGATACATACGTCCGGAGCGGGAAATTCAAGACGTGGCACCCGTCGCTTCTCATGGGACGGAACGTCCACGGAAAGACGCTCGGCGTGTTCGGCATGGGCCGCATCGGCTCGGCCGTCGCCAGGAGGGCGTCCGGGTTCGGCATGAAGGTCCTCTACCACAACAGGCGGAGGAACGAGGTCTCCGAAAAAGAGACCGGGGCCGAGTACGCCGAATTCCCCCGGCTGCTCGAAGAGTCGGATTTCCTCGTAATCGCCTCGCCGCTAAACGACGGCACGCGCGGGCGTTTCGGGGCCGAAGAGTTCCGGAAGATGAAGCGGAGCTCGATAATCGTGAACGTCGGCAGGGGCCCTATAATAAAAGAGGCCGAGCTGGCGGCGGCTCTCGAAGAGGGGGTGATATGGGGGGCTGGGCTCGACGTTTACGAGAAGGAGCCCGAGGTTGACCCGGGGCTCCTTCACCTTCCAAACACTGTACTCCTCCCTCACATAGGAAGCGCGGCCAGGGAGACGAGGGAGGATATGATAGACATGGCCGTCACGAGCGTCGAGCTCGCGCTCGACGGCAAAACACCCGAACACATCGTAAATCCCGAAGTGCTGGAAAGGCCGAAATAG
- the dnaJ gene encoding molecular chaperone DnaJ, with protein MSSVRRDYYEVLEVERTASHQEIKKSYRRLAMQYHPDHNKSPDAEEKFKELSEAYSVLSDPDKRARYDRGGFAALDGMSAEDLFSNMGFGDIFGRGTGSIFDDIFGFGRGRRGPARGPNVEVELVVPLKRILIGGEETVRYTRTVACSKCGGSRARPGTEPKVCTECGGSGQKVFTTQQLGMTVQQVAVCPTCRGLGSIIEDPCPHCRGTGSEEQESEIKIRVPEGIEEGTALRVTGHGGFSPEPGGAPGDLIVVIHTEDDPRFERRGDHLHRIEKIQIADAVLGITLTVPTLVGEAEVKVPAGTQPGTVMRLANEGLPNFRSGRRGDIYLRIQVEIPKTISDEEKEIFGRLRELGEGKAE; from the coding sequence ATGTCTTCAGTTAGAAGGGACTATTACGAAGTGCTTGAGGTCGAAAGGACCGCGAGCCACCAGGAGATAAAAAAATCCTACCGCAGGCTGGCCATGCAGTACCACCCCGACCACAACAAGAGCCCCGACGCTGAAGAGAAGTTCAAAGAGCTGTCGGAAGCCTACAGCGTGCTGTCGGACCCGGACAAACGCGCCAGGTACGACAGGGGAGGCTTCGCGGCGCTCGACGGCATGTCGGCCGAGGACCTTTTCAGCAACATGGGCTTCGGGGACATATTCGGCCGGGGCACAGGCAGCATATTCGACGATATATTCGGCTTCGGGCGCGGAAGGAGAGGGCCCGCAAGAGGGCCGAACGTCGAGGTCGAGCTCGTCGTTCCGCTGAAGCGCATCCTCATCGGCGGCGAGGAGACTGTCCGCTACACGCGCACAGTGGCGTGCTCGAAATGCGGAGGGTCGAGGGCGCGGCCCGGCACGGAGCCGAAGGTATGCACCGAGTGCGGAGGGTCGGGGCAGAAGGTGTTTACGACCCAGCAGCTCGGCATGACCGTCCAGCAGGTCGCCGTGTGTCCCACGTGCAGGGGCCTCGGCTCCATAATCGAAGACCCGTGCCCGCACTGCAGGGGAACAGGAAGCGAAGAGCAGGAGAGCGAGATAAAGATCAGGGTGCCTGAAGGCATCGAGGAAGGGACCGCGCTGAGAGTCACGGGGCATGGCGGGTTCAGCCCCGAGCCGGGCGGAGCCCCGGGCGACCTAATCGTCGTGATCCACACCGAGGACGACCCGAGGTTCGAGAGGAGGGGCGACCACCTCCACAGGATCGAAAAGATACAGATAGCCGACGCTGTCCTGGGAATAACGCTTACCGTGCCGACACTCGTCGGCGAGGCGGAGGTGAAAGTCCCGGCGGGGACTCAGCCGGGCACCGTCATGCGGCTCGCGAACGAGGGGCTTCCCAATTTCCGCAGCGGGCGCAGGGGCGACATATACCTGCGAATTCAGGTCGAGATACCCAAAACGATCTCCGACGAGGAGAAGGAAATCTTCGGCAGGCTCAGAGAGCTCGGCGAAGGGAAGGCCGAATAG